DNA from Felis catus isolate Fca126 chromosome B3, F.catus_Fca126_mat1.0, whole genome shotgun sequence:
TTGCTTAACATTGGAGGCTcaagtttcttcatttgcaaaaaggGATAATACTGCCTCCGCCAAGCATGGTCATGAGAATCCAGGAAGATGCTGTGTATCAAAATGGCATCATGAGGCCCAGGCTAACGATTAGGCAACAAAGAACAAAGGGGCATAGGGAAAAATACCCGCCCTACCTTGTGATTCCCAACACTCAAATTCATCTCCTTGCCCCCAGCTTCTGCTTCTTCATCATAGAGAGACGAAGGACTCCTACCCAATCTTTTCTTcctgaccccccaccccgccacccccccccatcagatTCCTCATCTAGTCACAAGGCTACCAGTGTCCTGAACAACGATGTCACTTACAGAGGGGTATTCATTCTTCACTGGTAGTTTATTCAGGTAGCTATAGGTCTTGCCTTGCTGGATGGGGCAGTTGATTCCACTCTTACAACCATCAGCCTCAGGAATGGGAAAGGGAACTGCTACGCCCATCAGGATGCCATACACCAAAGCTTTGCTACCCTGAGATGAAACAtctaagaggaaagaaagagaatgagatagTGACAGGGCCAGCTTATTTCTCAACTCGAAGTAAAAGAGTCAGATACGTTCTCAAGCAGTGGCAGTGCTATGATAGCAAACCATAAAGTCCGTACTTCTTAACTCCTAGAGTCTACTTCTCTTTGTAGTTATGCTTAGTACCTCTACGAATGCTACAGAATAAGTattcactcttaaaaaaaaaaaaaaaagcaacggAGAGAGCGGTTTTCTTTGCTCCCAACCCCACCCTGCTCTTCCTTGCCTGTCACGGTTTCTCAGGAGAATCAGAGCTACCTGGATAAATAACCTTATCCAACCAAGTAACGGAGTTTTTTTCGGGCAGTAAACTTTGTTTCCTAACTACGTCAGCTTCCGTCAGAGCGTACTGTGTATCTTACAGAGCTTTAGAAGATTGGTCTCTGAATTCTCCAATGCCCTGCTCACAGGATTCcttcagaaaataaggaaacagaaaggaatCTCCGCAGAAATGCAGTTAAGTAACAGTAAGAGATAACCCTTTAGAAACTGGGTAAGGTTTGAAAGATGAGGTACATCTCTTGACATCCTCTACCCTCCATATCACAAGATGGGCAGGAggaataaatgcaataaaattagGGTAACCAGGGTTATCAGCTGTTAGGCTATTGTGGAGATCCAGGGTATTGGcttggttccctccctccctccctcccatccttccttcctgtctttcttttcttttcttttcttttcttttcttttcttttcttttcttttcttttctttctttctttctttctttctttctttctttctttctttctttctctttctttctttctttctgggatgGGGATTACTTTTGTTTAGAAGgtacattttgggggggggtgcctggtaGAACacgtgacttttgatctcggggttgtgagtttgagccccatgttgggtacagggattacttaaaaaaaaaaaaatctaaaaagaaaaaaaaaagaaggtacatTTTTGGTTTGGGACAATAGAGGGGCAGGGTATCATCCAGCAGAGAAAACAACTCTAGTATTTAATGCTGTCTTCAGGCTTAAAAGAAGGAGATGATAGGAACTTTGACATTTCTTATTAGACTGCCACATCTAGTTCCATAGGATAGAAAACGAGTAAAGGATTCAAGGTCGATACCCCTTGTAGAAATAAAGATTTTGCATTTGTCTAGATTCCTGGGAAGCTGAAGGTGATAAATGTGGTACCAGAAAGCAACAAGTTCCAATAATATTTCTTTACGTTGAGGAAGGAagctcagatttttttccttgggtCCCAAATGAATTCCCTCAACCTTACAGAGGGGACGTCTGAGCTTTGCAGAAGTTGGAAGGGAGGTCACAGACTTCCTGACTGCAATTCCTCCCCCCATATCCCTGTGCTCATTCCAACATTTGAGACTGATGTTCTGCTTTATGATGAATTTGAAGTCAAGAGCCACTTTTACTTACTACTGGTGAAGGTGACATTGACACTGTAAGACTGGCCTTTGTGCAATTtgcagggctgggtggggcaTGGGCTCACATTCAGTTCCTTTATAACTCCAAACCCAGAAcctgtgaaaaaaaagaaacatgaattgGAATAGGAGGCAAGATAAACCACCTGTGCTATTTCCTACCTAATGGAAAGGTGCTCTGCTCGTCAGGAAACTCTTCCCATTATTTGATGGGTGAAGGGGAATTAAGAAAATGAGTTAAGTATATAAAGCCAGCTTCCCTGCTCCGTATCCTGGCAGGACTACGCCAGGGCAAGTCATCTCCACCCCTCCTTCCATCCCCAGGTAGGATTTAAAGCAGCATACATATGGCGCAAGTGATGGCTCAAAGCTTCGGTGCTGTTTCCACTTGGACTCTTGAGCCTGGCTGCTTCTGAgacgcccccgccccccatccttTCTTCCAATCCTGTCCCGGTACGGATCCAAATCAGTGATCTCCGAGCTTTGTACATCCCTACCAGTGAAAACGATTTTAAGAACGAATCCACAGTATACAGTCGGACACTCCACTTTAAAAACGTGTTCTTCAAGATAAGTGTCTCTGAGACAGGGTGTGTGTCTTTTTGTAAAAATCTCAGTCCAAACAAAGACAAAAGTGCTGTTTGTTCCCAAGAAATGCTTGACCTAAACAGGTTAAGTCAAGTCTTTAAGAATCCCATGGCCGCATCCGGGTCCCTGAAACTGGACAGCCGAATCGAGAGAATGCAAGCAAACTGCCTGGTAACACCACTTACAGCAATGGCTCTGCCATTGAGCCATCACTGCTGAGGTGGGCTCTGGGACCGGGCGCCTGGGTTTGCAATCTCACTGGCTCCCTTACTCACAGTGAAACCTCAAAACAAGGCACTTCACCCCTCTGGGGATAACAACAGTAACTGCCTCATAGGGTAGGTGAGTGAACACACAGAAAGGTCTCAGGTAAGTCTTTGCAACATGGTAATGCTAtataaatgtttactttattatCATCACATCGGGATTCAGTCCATGAATTTAATCTAGAATAGTTGCTGTGGGTGGGTTAGTAAGTCCCCTTTTCACACAAAAGCTGGGCCTCTCCTCTGCAGTCATCAGGTTGGCTCAGCCCATGGGCTATGAAATGAGCTCATGTAGACGCACTTGGCTTTCCCAGCCTGTGCCTGCTCTTGGGTGAACGGTTTCATCCTACTGACCAGCGCTCCTCCAGCTAAGTCTGTGAGTAATAACTTGCAGTCCCTCAGCCCCCTGCTTGCTTCTCCGTCATTGCAAGGTTCCAAGGTTTTTGAAATACACACGCGAGAATTCTCTTCTTTAAGCACTGTCTTCTACTCTGTCCTCCGGTCTTCTACAGATAGGGAAAAAATATCCAGAACTTTAATCAACAACCTATTGAAAATCAgtgcttatggggcgcctgggtggctcagtggcttgggcgtccgacttcggctcaggtcatgatctcgcagtccgtgagttcgagccccgcgtcgggctctgtgctgacagctcagagcctggagcctgcttcagattctgtgtctccctctctctctgaccctcccccattcatgctctgtctctctctgtctcaaaaaactaaatatacattaaaaaaaatttaaaaaaaaatcagtgcttaTGCTAAAGCTTTCAACGTCTGCTTCAATGTGCTTCTTTCAAGGCTGGGTCACGTGATTAGTACTTGTAGCTCCTTGAGTTTTACTGACAAGAGGTTCTTGGACTTCCAATGTCAACAGAACTCCTCAGTCCTAACTGGCAAAAACAGCAAAACCAGTTTGCTTGGCCCCATTTCTTACTTGAGGAAATACTCCTCCCAGGGAAAGGGGTCATAGAGAGTGGAACTCAAAAATCTTTTGATGTGGGCACTGAAGTTTACATTGTTATTTCCCAATtcaaaagtaaattgaaaatctGTAACTGAAACCCTTCCTTCCTTAAGAAGCACTTGCCATAGGTGTATATCTGGATTTGGTttccttggtctttttttttttttttttcctgatgtttatttttgagagagagagagagaatgtgcacttgtgggggaggggcagagagaagagagaggggcgATGAGGCGCTCCCTCAAAATCAAGgagtgtgaggtcatgacctgagctgcagtcatgcgcttaaccacctgaaccacccaggcatccccccccccctttttttaatgttaatgttacCACTGAAACTCAAGGTGGTTCACAGACACCCACTAATTTCCTACCACGAACTAGCTGTGAGACTTGGgtttggggcatgtgggtggcccagtggttaagtgtccgccatcggcttagatcatgatctcatggtttaagagttcgagccccaagttgggctttgtgctgacagctcagagcctggagcctgcttagggtgctgtcttcctttctcttctcctccccagcttgctccttctcaaaaataaacattaaaaagagaaagagaggggcgcctgggtggctcagtcggttaagcggctgacttcagctcaggtcatgatctcgcggtccgtgagttggagccccgcatcaggctctgtgctgactgctcagagcctggagcctgtttcggattctgtgtctccctctctctctgaccctcccccgttcatgctctctctgtctcaaaaataaataaacgttaaaaattaaaaagagagagagagagagagagagagagagagagagaacgaacgaaCTTGGGTAAGTTACTCCATGTGCCTGTTTCCTATCTGTAAAACAGATCCTGAGGGCTGGATGAGTTAATATAGTGTCTTTGTCCAAATTTGGCCACTAAGTTTAATGGAGGGATAGGCAGTAATTTGAGGTGATAATAGGATCTTTCAAGTGCCACTAGTTTAGTGGAACAGCATTTGCTAACTATTAATAGACCAGCAGTCTTATTCCTTAATCAATCCTGTCCCCTAGCCTAACTCTGCTTTTGCCTCAAAATGAACTGATGACATAGTGGAAGGAGTATTTATCCTCTCATctacttttgctttaaaaagtttttttttttaatgtttattttttagaggaagacaaagcgtgagcgggggagggaggggcacacacACTTTGAAGTTTCCTTCCAGCTCAcaaattttatgtcttctttcatttatcaCACCTTTCCACGTCAGAAAACGTTCTGCTAGAATACTTAATTCTATAGACGTGGCTGAACGAAAGAACTCACAATTTCCTACAAGCCCCCGCTGTACTTCCCAACAAAGATCCCTACCACAGCGCCAAGACGGGGTTATGTGTCACAAGCTGTGTCACAGCAACACGAGCTTTATAGATAGGAGGAGACAGTGATTAAGAATCACCAAATTATATAGCACAAAGGAAGCGGTAACGGAATAAATCATGAAAAGGAGAATTGACTTTTGACTTGTCagcaaaagggaaattaaaaataaaagcaaacggAGTAGGGAGGGAGAGGTCATCCAAAGACACAAAGCAGACATACAAAGTTCTGTGCCCCTCACGTCCCGCGCATCATTGGAACCTTCAGTTAGTTGTCTCTGCTACAAACTTTAGAAAACTTCTGCAAAAGGCCCAGCTCCAGTTAATGTCCAGGGACCCCCAAAACGCGTCCCAGGAAGAGGCGAAGTTGTGAGCCATTGGGTTCCGCCCCCGCAccttctccccaaccccagcccacTCCACGTGGGGTCCGAGGCTGAACCTGGCCGCCCGCGGGACCCGCCCAACCCAGCCGGGGGTCTCGGCGCGGGGTTCGGGTGGGGGCTCCCGCAGAGGGCGCGGGAATCTCGGGCCGGCTCCGGCTCACCGCAGTCCTTGAAAATCACTGGCTCGGCGAGGCCGGAGGCGCTGAGCGCCAGGAGCACGAACGCGACGGCCAGGGAACGCATCGCAGCTGAACAGGTTCCAAGCACGAAGAAGGAAGAAGCGACCGCCTCAGTCACAAGATAAACCTGCCCGGGCGGGCCTGGGGAGGAGCCAGGTCAGGCGACTCTCACCAGCAACCAGGGCCGGGCCCGCCCGCGCTCCGCCCCGCCCGCGCTCCGCCCCGCCCGCTCCAGGTTGCCGAGCTCGGCTCGGTCCCGCCTAGATGCCCGCTATCTCCGCCCACCTTGTCCGCTCCGCCACCGGGTAGGCTAGAATCCATCTCCGCCCCGTTCCGCTCCTCCCTCCGGCGCTCCGCCCAGGGTTTGTCGGTGCGCCCCAGCTTCCGTAATGGGAGCATTTCTAGCCAATCAAATCCcttctcctccaccaccacccaaTGGGTGTGCTCGGAGGCGGGGTCTCCGTGGGTCCCGTCCCCGGAGGCCCAGATGGAGAAGGCGATTGGGATGACGCGAGGGGTGGAGTTTGTGGAGGAAGATGGCGGCCGCCCGTGGGTTATCGCTAATGGCCGTGGCGCTGAGGGTGGTCACTCCCTGGGCAAGGGGCAGGTACCAAGGCTACAAAGGCACCTGGGAAGGGTGTTAGTTTCTGCGCCTCCAGGACTAAGGGGGAAGCTA
Protein-coding regions in this window:
- the NPC2 gene encoding NPC intracellular cholesterol transporter 2 → MRSLAVAFVLLALSASGLAEPVIFKDCGSGFGVIKELNVSPCPTQPCKLHKGQSYSVNVTFTSNVSSQGSKALVYGILMGVAVPFPIPEADGCKSGINCPIQQGKTYSYLNKLPVKNEYPSIKVMVKWQLLGDKEQNLFCWEIPVQIEG